One genomic region from Anolis sagrei isolate rAnoSag1 chromosome 7, rAnoSag1.mat, whole genome shotgun sequence encodes:
- the LOC132782757 gene encoding transmembrane protein 45B-like: MANFKGHALPGSFFLLFGLWWPAKFALKHYSMKRNKKGRAHRSFDHLEIIEGAVKVIFAVIGILGEQFVPDGPHLYLYTRDPWSWVKMMNWQHCTMYLFFVLSGVVDVLTYCPARLPLGLDRLMLAIALFVEGVLLYFHVQNRPMLDQHIHALLLIAIFATSASILLEIFLRDNVILELLRTTLCFVQGTWFWQIGFVLYPPFGGPTWDEADHENMMFITMCFCWHIAVAIAMVTVIYTLVQCFVQRCRTSNRRIQIRLSLQKQKNTKDSCAFLLNASDEE, from the exons ATGGCAAACTTTAAGGGTCATGCTCTTCCAGGCAGTTTCTTTTTACTCTTTGGCCTCTGGTGGCCAGCGAAGTTTGCACTGAAACACTACAGCATGAAACGGAACAAAAAGGGACGTGCACACCGGAGCTTTGACCATCTGGAGATCATCGAAGGAGCCGTCAAAGTCATCTTTGCAGTGATAG GGATCCTTGGTGAGCAGTTTGTTCCGGATGGTCCCCACTTGTACCTCTACACCAGAGATCCATGGAGTTGGGTGAAGATGATGAACTGGCAGCACTGCACCATGTACCTGTTCTTTGTCCTGTCGGGAGTTGTGGATGTCCTCACCTATTGCCCAGCCAGGCTGCCTCTAGGGCTGGATCGGCTCATGCTGGCCATTGCCCTCTTTGTTGAAG GTGTCCTCCTCTACTTCCACGTCCAGAACCGGCCAATGCTGGACCAACACATCCACGCTCTGCTGTTGATTGCTATCTTTGCTACCAGCGCAAGCATTCTGTTGGAAATCTTCCTGCGAGATAACGTTATCCTGGAGCTCCTCCGCACCACCCTCTGCTTTGTGCAAGGAACCTGGTTTTGGCAG ATTGGCTTTGTGTTGTATCCACCATTTGGAGGGCCAACCTGGGATGAGGCTGACCATGAAAACATGATGTTCATCACCATGTGCTTCTGCTGGCACATTGCCGTAGCTATCGCTATGGTGACTGTCATTTATACTCTGGTCCAATG CTTTGTCCAGAGATGTAGAACAAGCAATAGACGAATACAGATCCGGCTCAGCCTCCAGAAACAGAAGAACACAAAAGACAGCTGCGCTTTCCTCTTAAACGCCTCCGATGAAGAATGA